A stretch of the Pseudalkalibacillus hwajinpoensis genome encodes the following:
- a CDS encoding glutaredoxin domain-containing protein, producing the protein MKKVKLYTQPACPPCEFVKNYFQMHEVKYELLNIKENVAARNELIHDHGSMSTPTIVIDGEVIIGFEQERIDELLNISSS; encoded by the coding sequence ATGAAAAAAGTCAAATTGTATACACAACCGGCGTGTCCACCATGTGAGTTTGTGAAAAATTATTTTCAAATGCATGAAGTTAAATATGAGCTACTAAACATAAAAGAAAACGTTGCTGCGCGCAATGAATTGATTCATGATCACGGTTCTATGTCTACCCCAACGATTGTCATCGACGGCGAAGTCATTATTGGATTTGAACAGGAGCGTATTGATGAACTTCTGAATATTTCATCATCTTGA